Genomic DNA from Stigmatopora nigra isolate UIUO_SnigA chromosome 17, RoL_Snig_1.1, whole genome shotgun sequence:
GGCTCGCTCCTGATCACTTCAACTACCAAACTATGAACAAGGCTTTTAGGTGAATTCTATACAGCTAAATAGACCTTGTTAAACAGTAAAGAGCCCCAACTTGTTTAAAATTGACGATTTCTTTTAGACTGATTCTTGATGGCGCTCCTCTCTTCGCTATCCACAAGGCCCGCTACTATAAAAGGAAAGATGGTTTGGCACTCGGCCCTGGGCCCTTCGTAACCGGACTGGAGTATGCTGCCGCCTGTAAAGCTACTATTGTGGGAAAGccagaaaagacatttttcactCAGGTTCTGTTTCCAAGGGTTTATTattgataaaagaaaaatatagcaGTTACAAAGTCATTTGACATAGACCTCACATTTAATTATTTCAAGTGTTTTTCTGCCCAGTTAGGCTCTGGCTGATATAGGATGTAGCCCAGCTGAAGCAGTAATGATAGGAGATGTAAGAGCAATCAATTCCTGAACTTAACCTCCGATTAACATTGGTATCACTCCTTCCACTTTACATGACCTGTGGTTTTTGCTGTTGGGCAGGATGTCAGAGATGATGTGGGAGGAGCTCAAAATGCAGGAATATTGGCGATTCTGGTTCAAACCGGTGAGATGAACCTTTTCCCCTTTCGCACCAGTGTTGCCGTCTCAGCCAAACATTTGTTTTCGTCTTCCAGGTAAATACAGGCAAGGAGATGAGAAGAAAATAACCCCTCCTCCTTACCTGATGTGCAAGAGATTTTCTGATGCTGTGGATCACATCCTTAAGAACTTACTATAAATTCCCCTAGGGCACAGCAGTTGGTTGAAGAAACTTTGTCATCACCTACATAACTAAACGGCAATTAATCGTCTGTTGCCTTATTTTATGTCAGTGTGAACAAAAATGTCCCAGCATTAAGTCATAACTGTTTGTCTtagaaattgtttattttacaatgcAATGCTGTTCCCTCAATAGAAAACACGACATAGCCAAACATGTCAAGTAACtgagtaaataaacattttccacTCAAACGGATTTGAAGTCTTTCTCCCAGGCCGTATGCTTCTCCATCACATCCCTGACAGACGGTTTAGTGTGTTTCAGGACTTCCAGGAAATCTTGTGTCGTCACAGTTTCCAGCTGGATCGTGAGCGTGTCTGCATCTCCTGCAGATGAATTCAGGTGTCTGCTATTATCTGTCAGACAAATAACTGCTGCACCACCACCTAAGTCACCTACTGAAATCTTTTGCTAATCAAATATACCTTGACTCTTTGTAAAGACTGAATTTTGGCCTTAATGTTTTTGCAACTGTATGAATGGAACTTATTGTGTCCTACCATTCTGGTTTGATTCCAGAGCCTCAAAGACTTTGCGGACCTGTCTCATGGCTGCCTCCTTACACACTAATCTAATATCAGAACCAGAGTAGCCCTTCATCTCctgaggaaaaaacaaatatttttttccctatcaGTGCTGTCTGTCCGTATGAGTTCCTGAAATCAAACATTACTCTACCTTTGCCAGAAGTTGATAGTCGAGTTCAGCTTTTAGTTGAAACTCTCCTGTGGAGTTGACCGGAGGCAGCCAATGGGTAATC
This window encodes:
- the hdhd2 gene encoding haloacid dehalogenase-like hydrolase domain-containing protein 2 — encoded protein: MVSRPNIKAVLIDLSGTLHIEDTAVPGAQDALTRLRMASVSIKFVTNTTKESKKSLVTRLQRLKFDIQEKEIFTSLSAARRLLEKTKHRPLLLMEESALEDFTGTDISEPNAVVIGLAPDHFNYQTMNKAFRLILDGAPLFAIHKARYYKRKDGLALGPGPFVTGLEYAAACKATIVGKPEKTFFTQALADIGCSPAEAVMIGDDVRDDVGGAQNAGILAILVQTGKYRQGDEKKITPPPYLMCKRFSDAVDHILKNLL